A window of the Glaciimonas sp. CA11.2 genome harbors these coding sequences:
- a CDS encoding potassium transporter Kup codes for MSNTQSGSKTPFTSARLHVITLGALGVVFGDIGTSPLYALKESFSPEHGIPFSSSAVMGIISMLFWAIMVVVTLKYIYLVMRADNNGEGGVLALMALALRTAKSGSRWAKWLMMLGVFGACMFYGDVVITPAISVLSAVEGLGIAAPQLAHFIIPLTVAIIIVLFLIQRHGTSIVGKLFGPVMLLWFISLGLLGIYNILKAPEILAAVNPYYALQFMVEHAQLAFVVLGSVVLVLTGVEALYADMGHFGVRPIRFAWLYTVMPCLLLCYFGQGANLIVNPSAVSNPFYLMVPDALLLPMVILSTFATVIASQAVISGAFSLTSQAILLGFVPRMRILHTSEDERGQIYVPVINWMLLVLVVAVVLAFKKSDNLAAAYGVAVTATMLITTMLLAVVMRTLWKWHPLVVALIIGAIFIVDFGFFAANLMKIPDGGWFTILLGVITFFLLITWYSGRMLLRERSQDEGIPLEPFIEGLLAHPPHRVDGTAVFLTGNIATVPVAMLHNLKHNRILHKRVFFLKISIWDIPYVDDNKRLTLKEMGGEVYLLRAAFGFKEAPDVNTVMNLTNKQFGHEFDLMDTSFFLARDTIVPSKLPGMWLWREKLFAWMYANGAKPSDFFHIPINRVVELGTKVEI; via the coding sequence ATGAGTAATACGCAAAGCGGTAGCAAGACACCTTTTACCTCAGCACGATTACATGTCATTACGCTTGGTGCTTTGGGTGTCGTGTTTGGCGATATTGGCACAAGCCCGTTGTATGCACTAAAGGAGAGTTTTAGCCCGGAACACGGCATTCCCTTTTCATCCAGCGCAGTGATGGGCATCATTTCGATGCTATTTTGGGCGATTATGGTCGTCGTCACACTGAAGTACATTTATTTAGTGATGCGCGCCGATAACAATGGCGAGGGTGGCGTTTTAGCGCTGATGGCACTCGCTTTACGCACCGCCAAAAGCGGCTCGCGCTGGGCCAAATGGCTCATGATGCTTGGCGTGTTCGGTGCATGCATGTTTTATGGCGACGTGGTGATTACACCCGCCATTTCGGTGCTATCCGCGGTTGAGGGTCTTGGCATCGCAGCGCCGCAATTAGCACATTTCATTATTCCATTAACCGTAGCCATTATCATCGTCCTCTTCTTGATCCAGCGACATGGCACGTCAATAGTGGGCAAGCTATTCGGTCCGGTGATGTTGCTGTGGTTTATCTCCCTCGGTCTGCTCGGTATTTATAACATTCTGAAAGCACCGGAAATTCTGGCTGCGGTAAATCCTTACTACGCGCTCCAATTTATGGTGGAACATGCGCAACTTGCGTTTGTTGTACTCGGTTCAGTTGTGCTGGTCCTCACTGGCGTAGAAGCGCTATATGCGGATATGGGACATTTTGGCGTCAGGCCTATCCGTTTTGCCTGGCTGTATACCGTCATGCCTTGTCTGCTGCTATGTTATTTCGGCCAGGGCGCTAACTTGATTGTGAACCCATCCGCGGTATCGAATCCTTTCTATCTAATGGTCCCGGATGCATTGCTTTTGCCGATGGTGATTCTTTCCACTTTTGCCACTGTGATCGCCTCTCAAGCCGTAATTTCCGGTGCATTCTCGCTCACAAGCCAAGCAATTCTGTTGGGCTTCGTCCCCCGCATGCGTATTTTGCACACTTCAGAAGATGAGCGTGGTCAAATTTACGTCCCGGTCATCAACTGGATGTTGCTGGTGCTGGTTGTCGCTGTCGTGCTGGCATTTAAGAAGTCAGACAATCTTGCTGCAGCGTATGGTGTTGCCGTGACTGCCACAATGCTGATCACGACGATGCTCCTAGCGGTGGTCATGCGCACGTTATGGAAGTGGCATCCATTAGTCGTGGCGCTGATTATCGGTGCTATTTTTATCGTCGATTTCGGTTTCTTCGCTGCCAACCTGATGAAAATCCCTGACGGTGGCTGGTTCACTATTCTGCTCGGCGTGATCACTTTCTTCCTGCTGATCACCTGGTATTCAGGTCGCATGCTGCTGCGTGAACGTAGTCAGGATGAGGGTATTCCGCTTGAACCGTTCATTGAAGGCCTGCTGGCCCATCCACCACATCGGGTTGATGGTACGGCAGTCTTTCTTACTGGCAATATTGCCACGGTGCCGGTTGCGATGCTGCACAATCTCAAGCACAATCGGATTTTGCACAAACGTGTTTTCTTCCTGAAGATCAGCATATGGGATATCCCTTACGTTGACGACAATAAGCGGTTGACGCTGAAAGAAATGGGTGGCGAGGTTTATTTGCTGCGTGCCGCGTTTGGCTTCAAAGAAGCGCCGGACGTCAACACCGTCATGAATTTAACCAATAAACAATTCGGACACGAGTTTGACTTGATGGACACCTCGTTCTTCCTGGCCCGCGATACGATCGTGCCGAGCAAATTACCTGGCATGTGGTTATGGCGTGAAAAGTTATTCGCCTGGATGTATGCCAATGGCGCTAAACCATCAGACTTCTTCCACATCCCTATTAATCGTGTGGTCGAGTTGGGTACCAAGGTTGAGATTTAA
- a CDS encoding penicillin-binding protein activator has protein sequence MLYKWAKPLLLVLAGVMMHGLSPAALANTTVVEQVANDIGDDHIPLASIALLLPTRSGPLGSAAEALRSGFLAAYERDKSGLAVTVIEATDTPADMLAAYLAASPHYDILVGPLSRTGMTAIVKNGQITKPTVALTQPDLSAAEETRLPPLLLPIGLSIEAEARQVADWIGVEQGPGKVFVIATAASWQRRVVSAFVQQAASAGLVTEVMTISMTQGVANAGAMDQLNQRIQTENPRAIFVALTADQASQVRTSVGPETTMYGISQLNSLNGGDSKRLAELSGVRLLDIPWLLTPENPAMRLYPRRVASEGGAHNADLERLYALGIDAFNVSRQIAKRNIAFQLRGVTGQLNIGFGVGTPAFERTEPTAAYQDGVVVPLEDR, from the coding sequence ATGTTATACAAATGGGCAAAGCCGTTGTTGCTTGTGTTGGCCGGTGTCATGATGCACGGATTGTCCCCCGCTGCGCTGGCAAACACAACAGTTGTGGAGCAGGTTGCCAATGATATCGGCGATGATCATATCCCACTGGCGAGTATTGCCTTGTTATTACCGACGCGCTCGGGACCGCTGGGAAGTGCTGCGGAGGCATTAAGAAGTGGTTTTCTTGCTGCCTATGAGCGCGATAAAAGTGGTCTTGCCGTTACCGTGATCGAGGCGACTGATACACCAGCCGACATGCTTGCTGCCTATCTTGCGGCGAGTCCGCATTACGATATTCTGGTTGGTCCGTTATCGCGTACGGGGATGACTGCCATCGTCAAAAATGGGCAGATAACCAAACCGACTGTCGCCCTGACGCAACCGGACTTATCCGCTGCCGAAGAGACCAGATTGCCACCGTTATTGCTGCCTATTGGCTTGTCGATTGAGGCTGAAGCGCGCCAGGTTGCCGATTGGATCGGTGTAGAGCAAGGCCCGGGCAAAGTGTTTGTGATTGCCACCGCCGCTAGTTGGCAACGACGCGTCGTTAGTGCTTTTGTGCAGCAGGCCGCCAGTGCTGGACTGGTGACTGAAGTGATGACGATCAGCATGACGCAAGGCGTCGCCAACGCTGGTGCTATGGATCAGCTCAACCAACGTATCCAAACTGAAAATCCGAGGGCAATATTTGTCGCGTTGACCGCCGATCAAGCCTCGCAAGTGCGCACGTCCGTCGGTCCAGAGACGACTATGTATGGCATCTCTCAATTAAATTCTTTAAATGGCGGTGATAGCAAGCGCCTGGCAGAACTGAGTGGTGTGCGATTGCTGGATATTCCTTGGCTACTCACGCCGGAAAATCCTGCCATGAGATTATATCCGCGGCGAGTGGCGAGCGAAGGCGGGGCGCATAATGCGGATCTGGAACGGTTATATGCACTCGGCATTGACGCTTTTAACGTCAGTCGCCAGATTGCCAAGCGAAATATCGCTTTTCAGCTTCGGGGTGTTACGGGTCAGTTGAATATCGGTTTTGGCGTCGGTACTCCGGCTTTCGAGCGGACCGAGCCAACGGCGGCGTATCAGGATGGCGTCGTTGTACCGCTTGAAGATCGCTAA
- the rsmI gene encoding 16S rRNA (cytidine(1402)-2'-O)-methyltransferase, producing the protein MTEHSASNLLTLPILSEVSLQTYPLSTLYVLATPIGNVCDISLRALHVLSLVDAVACEDTRNTAHLLNRYGISKPLLAAHQHNEHEAAEKIVARLQAGERIALVSDAGTPGVSDPGARIVDAVIKAGLRALPLPGPSAAITALSVSGLLHDQFQFVGFLPSKTRQRETVLASLANVAATLVLYEAPHRIIETVDALVQAFGPVRQIVLARELTKLFETIHRCPLGDAPTWLAADPMRQKGEFVILIDSPPVAVDDGAEGDRILKILLAELSVKQAASLAAQISGQKKNALYDRALVLKGAQEKGAQEAEL; encoded by the coding sequence ATGACTGAACATTCTGCCAGCAACCTTCTTACCTTACCGATTCTTTCGGAGGTTAGTCTGCAAACATATCCGCTGTCGACATTATATGTGCTTGCCACGCCAATCGGAAATGTCTGCGACATTAGTCTGCGCGCACTGCATGTCCTGTCGCTGGTTGACGCGGTCGCTTGCGAAGACACCCGAAACACGGCACATTTGCTCAATCGATATGGTATTTCCAAGCCGCTTCTGGCGGCGCATCAACACAACGAGCACGAAGCAGCAGAAAAGATCGTTGCCAGACTGCAAGCGGGCGAGCGTATCGCACTGGTTTCTGATGCCGGTACGCCTGGAGTTTCCGATCCAGGCGCGCGAATCGTTGACGCTGTTATAAAAGCTGGTTTGCGTGCCTTACCGTTGCCAGGACCATCGGCAGCTATTACAGCGCTTTCGGTTAGTGGCCTGTTGCACGATCAATTTCAATTTGTAGGTTTTTTACCAAGTAAAACGCGTCAACGAGAAACGGTATTGGCTAGTTTGGCCAACGTCGCGGCGACGCTGGTCTTGTATGAAGCACCACATCGCATCATAGAGACCGTTGATGCGTTGGTCCAAGCGTTTGGCCCAGTTAGACAGATCGTTCTGGCGCGTGAGTTAACGAAGCTGTTCGAGACCATACACCGCTGCCCTTTGGGAGACGCACCTACATGGCTTGCGGCAGATCCCATGCGCCAAAAAGGAGAATTTGTCATTCTCATCGACTCACCGCCGGTGGCAGTGGATGACGGTGCGGAAGGCGATCGAATTCTCAAAATTCTGCTGGCAGAACTATCCGTTAAGCAAGCGGCATCGCTGGCAGCGCAAATCAGCGGGCAAAAGAAAAACGCCTTGTATGACAGGGCGCTGGTATTAAAAGGGGCGCAGGAAAAAGGGGCGCAAGAGGCCGAGCTGTGA